The stretch of DNA ATAACATCAATGGCGGTGTTCCTATTACGAGCGCTGGTGGGATTCTCGTTGATGAAAGTGCAGAAAGGGCCATCAAGCGTGATGTGCAACGGTTACGAGAACACATTCAGAGAGAACTACGATTGCCGGAACCCCCCGAACTACATATGAGTGAGATGTGGGGCAATCAACTCCCAGTAAATAGCCCTTACTTAAAAGTTGATCGGAAAAAAATCTTGCATTGGGTACGACTTGGCTACGACATTATTTTTAAACATGGACAGGCAGGCAGTCTCCGAGTTATCGGAGTGAGTCTAGAACTACCTCAAGTTCAAGAAGTCCTTAAAAGTTATTGTGAAGATGCAAATACTATTGCAGAAAGGGAAATATTAAAGGAATACTTTCCTAAGGCGACAAAAACTTTTTACGGGATAATGCTTAATCCGCTTATTCGAATGATCATGAATCTTATTGTGGTAGGTGATGATTTCGCATCAAGCAATGGCCATAGGCTCAAAGTATACTACGATACTTCCGAAGCCAGTAAGGGATTTGCGTTTTCGGAGGGTATGAGTATTTTCCAAGATTTGAGACGATTCGAATCTGTAGATTCAATTGGAGAATCTAGTCCTCACATCAATAATTTAATGCAATTGGCAGATTTAGCAGCTTACCGAGTCTTTCGCGCAAAGATGATTCGGTACAGAGTAGAGCATAATATGCGTCATGCCACGGACCCCGGTATGGTTTTGGCACTGCGCGATAGGCCTTTTGACTCTCTGGGATTACATATTCCTAATACAAAATTGAGAATGGAGAGTGTGCACGAAAGTCTCTTTGCAATGCTTCAAATTGCGTATGCGAGCCAGAGTGTGCGACAACTTTATCCTGAATCTGCGTCAAAACTATTGATTCAACTCAATCAGTACATCGTAGATAAAGACGAGTATGGCAGCCTTACCGGGTTCTTTCCTCTGTTTTCCCATGAAATTAGAGAGGCTTGGTGCAATGGCAAGAGGCCACTCATATGAGTGGCCCCCTGTATGGTCAGCATACGCTTCATCAAGCCACAGCGTCAAGCCAGACCGAACATTTCCCTCTGACCTTGACAACCAATGGTTGACACCCTATGACCGCCCGCGCCTACCTTCGGGTCTCGTCTGCCGCCCAAGTCGAAAAGTTCAGCCTCGCCTTCCAACGTGAAAAAGCCCTGGCCTTCGCCGCCTACCAAGACCTGAAGCCCGTCCAGTTCTACGAAGAACGCGGCGTCTCCGGACAACTCAACGAGCGCCCCCAGCTCACTGCACTCTTCAACGACCTCCGGCCAAGCGACACCATCATCATCTACAGCCTTTCCCGACTGGGACGCGGCGGGGCGGTGCAGCTCCTGAGCATTGTGGGCCGCATCAAAGAGGCCGGGGCGCGGCTGGTCAGCCTGACCGAAAACATTGACTCCGAGACCCCTGCGGGACGCCTCATGCTCACCATTCTGGCGGCCCTCGCCGAGCTGGAAGTTGAGACCACTCGCGAGCGCACGGCAGCAGGCCGACTGCAAGCGGCCAGCCAGGGCATTTACCCCCAGTCAAGCTCAGTACTCCCGGCTGGCTATGGACGTGGCCCAGACGGACGAATTATAGAAACCGACTTCTCCCCCACCGTGCAAGAAATCTTCCGCCGCGCTGCAGGCGGTACCCCCTTCCAGGCCATCGCGGACAGCCTGAACAAAGACGGCATTGTCGGTTCCAAAGGAAAGAACTGGTACCTCGCCACCGTGCGCGGGATCGTGCAAGAGCGCACCTACATGACCGGCGAACTGTCTTACCGGCGCAGCAGCCATGCGGCAGACCCTCAGGCCTGGATGCCTATCCCTTGCCCGCCTCTGGTCAGTGAAGCGGTCTGGCAGGCAGCCCAGCGCACGGCCACCAAGAATCATGTGCGGCGGGACGTGGGGCGCTTTCCGTTGTCGGGCAAGCTGTTCTGTGCCTGCGGCTCTCCCCTGTCAGGCAGTGCCAACAAAAGTCGATCCGGCCAATCGATCCTGTACTACCGCTGTAGCCCAGAGCGACGCGGGACGCCCGTTTGTCCGGCCACCGGCAAAGGAAGCACCTTTTACCCCACGCTAGCAACTGATACAGCGGCGCGGCTGGCCCTGGAAGCGGCGCTGAGAGACAGCGAGGTGCTGGCCCGCCTGATGGCGACTCAGCCCATACACGATGACCAGGCTGTCCTGCGACGAGCCCTAGAAGCCCGGCGTGATGCCTTGATCGATCTCCACCTGGAGGGCTTGATTGACCGGGCGGAATTCACCCGGCGGCGTGAGGAGATGCAGCGCCAGTTGGAGGATCTGAGGCCGAACATCGTCACGGCACTTCCGCCAGACCTGTCGAGGCTGGCGGAAGGGGTGCCTCGGCTGGACGCGGAGGAGTATCAACAGCTGTTGAGCGATCTTGGGGTGCAGTTCAAAGTGAAGGGCACACACGTGGAAGTGTGCGCCCTGAACGTACCGCAATTGGTTAAATCCTCCGTCTAGGACGGTGAGGATTTACATTGCGTTGGAAAACTGCATTCTGAACACGAATTTGGTCACGTCGTTCTTCAAGTTGTCGATCATCTCGTTGAACATATTGGTGGCTTCAAACTTGTATTCGGTGAAGGGATCACGCTGGCCGTACCCGCGCAGGCCGATGCCCTGCCGCAGCACGTCCATGCCGTGCAGATGCTCTTTCCAGTGCTGATCCACAACTTGCAGCAGCACGTAGCGGCTCAGGCTGTTCAGCATGGTGGGGCCGAGTTCTTCCTTGCGGGCATCGAAGGCGTCGGCCACAGCGGTCAGCAGGCGCTCCTGAGCTTCGGCAGGCGACACGCCTCTGAGGGCCGCGAAGTCGAAGCCTTCCAGTTGTGGCACGGCGTCCACAACAGCGGTTTGCAGGCCTTCGATATCCCACGTGTCGGGGTTTTCATCCACGGGCGCGTGGGTCGCAAGTTGCAAATCCACGAAATCCGCGATCATGCCTTCGGTACTTTCCTCGACGGCCTCGTCTGGCCCCAGCAGCACTTCACGGCGCTGACCGTAGATGGTGTCGCGCTGCACGCTCATCACGTTGTCGAATTCCAGCAGTTGCTTGCGCGTGCTGAAGTTGCGGTCTTCCACGCGGGCCTG from Deinococcus sp. QL22 encodes:
- a CDS encoding recombinase family protein; this encodes MTARAYLRVSSAAQVEKFSLAFQREKALAFAAYQDLKPVQFYEERGVSGQLNERPQLTALFNDLRPSDTIIIYSLSRLGRGGAVQLLSIVGRIKEAGARLVSLTENIDSETPAGRLMLTILAALAELEVETTRERTAAGRLQAASQGIYPQSSSVLPAGYGRGPDGRIIETDFSPTVQEIFRRAAGGTPFQAIADSLNKDGIVGSKGKNWYLATVRGIVQERTYMTGELSYRRSSHAADPQAWMPIPCPPLVSEAVWQAAQRTATKNHVRRDVGRFPLSGKLFCACGSPLSGSANKSRSGQSILYYRCSPERRGTPVCPATGKGSTFYPTLATDTAARLALEAALRDSEVLARLMATQPIHDDQAVLRRALEARRDALIDLHLEGLIDRAEFTRRREEMQRQLEDLRPNIVTALPPDLSRLAEGVPRLDAEEYQQLLSDLGVQFKVKGTHVEVCALNVPQLVKSSV